In the Thermococcus sp. MAR1 genome, one interval contains:
- a CDS encoding VIT1/CCC1 transporter family protein: MDEMLELARGFYKDEYADSVLYAQLARIEKDEEIRKEFLRLSNIESKHAKFWHDFIKRHGGKVPKPSVKRLTIFSVKLLRRLLGPGSVASLLEMGENSAIQKYFKYLTTYADRFNKDELREIKDVILDELEHEKFFYESKERFHVENTRDLVLGMNDGLVEILGAVTGLSAVYPNSPQLVGISGLIVGVAGALSMAIGTFVSVRSQRQIKESIRERMEVLFRVSPERAAEELVEKLVEGGMPEEVAREVAKELSDNSEAVMQLLLPEAEENEIRAALYTGFAYLLGVAFPVTPYFVASSSLTALPFSILLAGSALAIVATLISLLSGISIRKKVAEMVATGLGAAFLSYLFGRLMETLFNVSAL, from the coding sequence ATGGACGAGATGCTGGAACTAGCGAGGGGCTTTTATAAGGACGAGTACGCCGATTCAGTCCTCTACGCCCAGCTTGCAAGGATTGAAAAGGACGAGGAGATAAGGAAGGAATTTCTTCGGCTCTCAAATATCGAGTCAAAGCACGCCAAGTTCTGGCACGACTTCATAAAGCGGCACGGGGGGAAGGTTCCAAAGCCTTCCGTGAAAAGGCTCACAATCTTCAGCGTCAAGCTCCTCAGAAGGCTCCTTGGACCGGGCTCGGTCGCTTCGCTCCTTGAGATGGGTGAGAACAGTGCGATACAGAAGTACTTCAAGTACCTCACGACCTACGCGGACAGGTTCAACAAGGATGAGTTGAGGGAGATAAAGGATGTTATACTGGACGAGCTGGAGCACGAGAAGTTCTTCTACGAGAGCAAGGAGCGCTTCCACGTCGAGAATACCCGCGACCTCGTTCTGGGCATGAACGACGGGCTGGTTGAAATCCTCGGAGCAGTTACGGGTCTGTCCGCGGTCTACCCGAACAGTCCGCAGCTCGTTGGAATAAGCGGCCTCATAGTCGGTGTAGCAGGCGCGCTCTCGATGGCGATAGGCACCTTCGTCTCCGTCCGCTCCCAGAGGCAGATTAAGGAGTCAATACGCGAGAGGATGGAGGTTCTCTTCAGAGTCTCGCCGGAAAGAGCCGCTGAGGAGCTTGTGGAAAAGCTCGTTGAGGGAGGAATGCCCGAGGAGGTTGCTAGGGAGGTTGCCAAAGAGCTATCCGACAACAGCGAGGCGGTAATGCAGCTACTCCTTCCGGAGGCTGAGGAGAACGAGATAAGGGCGGCTCTCTACACGGGCTTCGCCTACCTCCTCGGTGTCGCTTTCCCGGTTACGCCATACTTCGTAGCTTCCAGTTCGCTGACCGCGCTCCCGTTCTCGATACTGCTGGCGGGCTCTGCTTTAGCCATAGTGGCGACCCTGATATCGCTCCTCTCTGGAATCTCCATCAGAAAGAAGGTCGCGGAGATGGTGGCAACGGGGCTTGGAGCTGCGTTCCTGAGCTACCTCTTCGGCCGGCTCATGGAGACCCTCTTCAATGTCTCGGCGCTTTAG
- the bgaS gene encoding beta-galactosidase BgaS: MEQFHWGVVQSAFQFEMGDPYRRNIDARTDWWAWVRDGFNIKNELVSGDLPEDGINNYELYEIDHRLAKDLGLNAYQLTIEWSRIFPCPTWSVDVELERDSYGLIKRIKIRNEHLEELDELANRKEVEHYHSILRNLKKLGFSTFVTLNHQTLPLWVHDPISVRKNLENTPARGWVDEGNVVEFAKFSAYIAWKFGELVDYWATFDEPMVTVELGYLAPYVGWPPGILNPKAAKRVIINQMVAHARAYEAIKEHTKAPVGIILNIIPAYPKNPASEKDLKAAENYDYFHNRLFLEALNRGRVDLELDFNPVRIAHIERNDWIGNNYYTREVVKWMEPKFKELPMVSFVGVEGYGYSGNPKSVSPDNNPTSDFGWEVYPKGLYDSTMEALEYGKPVFITENGVADSKDVLRPRYITEHVDEVKKLVETGADVRGYFHWALTDNYEWAMGFKIRFGLYEVDLITKERIPRRRSVETYRKVVEEGLE; encoded by the coding sequence ATGGAGCAATTTCACTGGGGCGTCGTTCAATCGGCATTTCAGTTCGAGATGGGGGACCCTTACCGGAGGAACATAGACGCGAGAACCGACTGGTGGGCCTGGGTCAGGGACGGGTTCAATATAAAGAATGAACTCGTCAGCGGGGATCTGCCGGAGGACGGGATAAACAACTACGAGCTCTATGAGATCGACCACCGCCTAGCCAAGGATTTGGGACTGAACGCATACCAGCTCACAATAGAATGGAGCAGGATCTTTCCCTGTCCAACCTGGAGTGTTGACGTAGAGCTGGAGAGGGATTCGTACGGGCTTATAAAACGCATTAAAATAAGGAATGAACACCTCGAAGAGCTTGATGAACTCGCCAACCGAAAGGAGGTTGAACACTACCACTCAATCCTGAGGAACCTCAAAAAGCTCGGCTTCTCAACCTTTGTAACGCTGAATCATCAGACACTTCCACTATGGGTTCACGACCCGATATCGGTTAGGAAAAACCTTGAAAACACCCCTGCGAGGGGTTGGGTGGATGAGGGAAATGTGGTAGAGTTCGCCAAGTTCTCTGCCTACATTGCGTGGAAGTTCGGGGAGCTCGTGGATTACTGGGCAACCTTCGACGAGCCGATGGTCACGGTGGAGCTCGGTTATCTGGCCCCTTACGTTGGCTGGCCGCCGGGAATCCTCAATCCAAAGGCGGCTAAAAGGGTTATCATCAACCAGATGGTTGCCCACGCAAGGGCCTACGAGGCTATAAAGGAGCACACCAAAGCCCCTGTCGGGATAATTCTCAATATAATCCCGGCCTACCCGAAAAATCCAGCCAGCGAAAAGGACCTCAAAGCCGCGGAAAACTACGACTACTTCCACAACAGGCTCTTTCTTGAAGCCCTCAACAGGGGCCGGGTTGACCTGGAGCTTGATTTCAATCCCGTGAGGATAGCCCACATCGAAAGGAACGACTGGATAGGCAACAACTACTACACGAGAGAGGTCGTCAAGTGGATGGAGCCGAAGTTCAAGGAGCTGCCCATGGTAAGCTTTGTGGGAGTGGAAGGCTACGGCTATTCTGGAAACCCGAAGAGCGTCTCGCCAGACAACAATCCCACCAGCGACTTCGGCTGGGAGGTGTACCCAAAAGGCTTATACGATTCAACTATGGAAGCTCTGGAGTACGGGAAGCCCGTGTTTATAACCGAGAACGGAGTCGCGGATTCAAAGGACGTACTGAGGCCGAGGTATATAACGGAGCACGTGGACGAGGTAAAGAAGCTCGTGGAGACAGGGGCTGATGTGAGGGGATACTTCCACTGGGCTCTGACGGATAACTACGAGTGGGCGATGGGCTTCAAGATACGCTTCGGCCTCTACGAGGTTGACCTCATCACAAAGGAACGTATTCCGAGAAGAAGGAGCGTTGAGACCTACAGAAAGGTTGTTGAGGAGGGATTGGAATGA
- a CDS encoding type II toxin-antitoxin system VapC family toxin, with the protein MPLPEDITFDSITLLRMHTAKRKRQLEITLAKFNVSLSIITVYRYLSAKAYLKRNVEGELEVLRDIYTVIPLNDEIIVKAAQIEAHLLQKRKMLDLEDVLTAATAIWSNSLLVTDDPKRYEVMRQFGLDTMPLEKFLRELEIIVERELG; encoded by the coding sequence ATGCCCCTGCCAGAGGACATAACCTTTGACAGCATAACCCTCCTCAGGATGCACACCGCTAAGAGGAAGAGACAGTTGGAGATAACCCTGGCCAAGTTCAACGTCTCCCTCTCCATAATCACGGTCTACCGCTATCTCTCCGCGAAGGCGTACCTAAAGAGAAACGTGGAGGGAGAGCTTGAGGTTCTTAGAGACATTTACACTGTGATACCCCTGAACGATGAGATAATAGTCAAGGCCGCCCAGATAGAGGCTCACCTCCTCCAGAAAAGAAAGATGCTCGATCTTGAGGACGTTCTGACGGCGGCAACTGCGATATGGAGCAACAGCCTGCTCGTTACCGACGATCCCAAGAGGTACGAGGTGATGCGGCAGTTTGGCCTTGACACCATGCCCCTGGAGAAATTCCTGCGCGAACTCGAAATAATAGTGGAAAGGGAGCTGGGTTAA
- a CDS encoding PIG-L deacetylase family protein, whose amino-acid sequence MFEKVADFDEALRKLLEEVLEFDLSDPFSEVEKVLCIEPHPDDCVIGIGGTIRKLTGMGKEVVYLCLTDGSMGTDDDGTTGEELALVRRREEAESAKLLGVDKILWLDYRDTELPYSPEVRKEIIRVIRSEKPDAVLAPDPWLPYEGHPDHIAAGRLAIEAVSFSPLPNVGRSDRYLGLKPHQVDLFGFYYTAKPNYFVDVTDVMELKLRAIRAHKSQFTDDVWEKWEPFLRTVALYYGKKAGVKYAEGLRFMPGLFLHITPFAELI is encoded by the coding sequence ATGTTCGAAAAGGTTGCCGATTTTGACGAGGCTCTAAGGAAACTTCTCGAGGAGGTGCTCGAGTTTGACCTGAGCGACCCCTTCTCGGAGGTGGAGAAGGTTCTCTGCATCGAACCGCATCCCGACGACTGCGTCATAGGAATTGGTGGAACCATTAGGAAGCTCACCGGGATGGGAAAGGAGGTCGTTTACCTCTGCCTCACGGACGGCTCCATGGGCACCGACGACGATGGAACAACCGGGGAAGAGCTTGCCCTCGTGAGGAGGAGGGAGGAAGCTGAAAGCGCAAAGTTGCTTGGGGTTGATAAAATTCTGTGGCTAGACTACAGGGACACCGAACTTCCCTATTCCCCCGAGGTCAGGAAGGAGATAATCAGAGTTATACGGTCAGAGAAACCCGATGCGGTTTTAGCCCCAGACCCCTGGCTCCCCTACGAGGGTCACCCGGACCACATAGCGGCAGGAAGGCTCGCCATTGAGGCGGTATCGTTCTCCCCACTGCCTAACGTGGGCAGAAGCGACCGCTACCTCGGACTGAAGCCGCATCAGGTTGATCTCTTCGGCTTCTATTACACGGCCAAGCCGAACTACTTCGTCGATGTAACCGACGTTATGGAGCTCAAGCTGAGGGCGATACGGGCCCACAAAAGTCAGTTTACAGATGACGTCTGGGAAAAGTGGGAGCCCTTCCTAAGAACTGTGGCGCTCTACTACGGTAAAAAAGCGGGGGTAAAGTACGCTGAAGGACTCCGCTTCATGCCGGGGCTTTTTCTCCACATAACCCCCTTCGCGGAGCTGATTTAA
- a CDS encoding type II toxin-antitoxin system VapC family toxin: MIVIDASVLAKYVLLEPGWELVEELFFKDVVSLDYALAEVSNALWKHHVLYGEISLEEFNKRSKVVDALPNVVVLENGMQYLAKSRGISVNHRIPIYDALYIAQALKYGKLATSDEKQGKIAEKLGVEVTYL; this comes from the coding sequence GTGATAGTAATTGACGCCTCAGTGCTTGCAAAGTACGTTCTCCTCGAACCCGGCTGGGAGCTGGTAGAGGAGCTATTTTTTAAAGACGTCGTCTCGCTTGACTACGCCTTGGCTGAGGTTTCAAACGCCCTCTGGAAACATCACGTCCTCTACGGTGAGATATCCCTGGAGGAGTTCAATAAGAGATCAAAGGTTGTGGATGCTCTCCCGAACGTCGTCGTTCTTGAGAATGGAATGCAGTATTTGGCGAAATCAAGGGGGATAAGTGTTAACCATCGAATCCCAATCTATGACGCCCTCTACATCGCCCAGGCACTCAAGTACGGCAAGCTTGCAACGAGCGATGAGAAACAGGGAAAAATAGCCGAGAAGCTCGGCGTTGAGGTAACCTATCTCTAA
- a CDS encoding MATE family efflux transporter, which produces MLHFNEEQRRLWKLAWPAIMGNISQTLLNLVDMMMVGQLGALALAAVGLGGQVSWFMMPIMAAVATGTLALVARFVGAKDEENATLALEQSLYLAFLLGIPVMLFGWFLGDDILRIMGAKPDVVALGYEYIKVIFAFYPIRFAGFTAFSALRGAGDTKTPMKLGILMNVVNAVLDYLLIFGKLGFPQLGPVGAAWASGIGITTSFLIGLYLLWSGRLVLRFRPSWSFHPEMASRILRIGVPTMIERGIFSFYNFLYMSIVTRFGTVALASHQVGLRVESIAYMPAFGFNVATSALVGQSLGEGKPEKAEKTVYEALKMVGLFMSVMAAVLIIFPRYLVMPFISPSDPNYSEVMRLASIYLIIVGISEIPLGWLFVLGGALRGAGDTKTPMYITAVSKLLFRIVPAYILGFGFSIGPVHFEGLGVIAAWIAMSLETFTTAALFWWAFKRGKWKHVRV; this is translated from the coding sequence ATGTTGCACTTCAACGAGGAGCAGAGAAGGCTCTGGAAGCTTGCCTGGCCCGCAATCATGGGCAACATATCCCAGACGCTTCTCAACCTAGTGGACATGATGATGGTCGGCCAGCTCGGGGCTTTGGCCTTAGCCGCTGTCGGCCTCGGCGGTCAGGTCAGCTGGTTCATGATGCCCATTATGGCTGCCGTAGCCACGGGGACCCTCGCGCTGGTGGCGAGGTTCGTTGGGGCTAAAGACGAGGAAAACGCAACCTTAGCTTTGGAGCAGAGCCTTTACCTGGCGTTCCTCCTTGGAATCCCCGTCATGCTCTTCGGCTGGTTTCTCGGCGACGACATCCTGAGGATAATGGGCGCTAAGCCGGACGTAGTTGCTCTGGGCTACGAGTACATTAAGGTAATCTTTGCCTTCTATCCCATTCGATTCGCCGGCTTTACGGCCTTCTCGGCCCTCAGAGGGGCTGGAGACACGAAGACACCCATGAAGCTCGGCATCCTTATGAACGTGGTAAACGCGGTTCTCGATTACCTCCTCATATTCGGAAAGCTCGGTTTTCCACAGCTCGGCCCCGTTGGAGCGGCCTGGGCATCGGGAATAGGAATCACCACCTCGTTCCTTATCGGTCTCTACCTCCTCTGGAGCGGGAGGCTCGTGCTGAGGTTCCGGCCGAGCTGGAGCTTCCACCCCGAGATGGCGAGCAGAATCCTCCGCATCGGTGTGCCAACGATGATAGAGCGCGGCATCTTCAGCTTCTACAACTTCCTCTATATGAGCATCGTTACGCGTTTCGGAACCGTGGCCCTTGCCTCCCATCAGGTTGGTCTCCGCGTTGAGAGCATAGCATACATGCCCGCCTTCGGCTTCAACGTGGCGACATCAGCTTTAGTCGGTCAGAGCCTCGGTGAAGGAAAACCCGAAAAGGCTGAAAAGACCGTCTATGAGGCGCTCAAGATGGTGGGCCTGTTTATGAGCGTCATGGCGGCTGTCCTGATAATATTCCCGCGCTACCTTGTCATGCCCTTCATAAGCCCGAGCGACCCGAACTACAGCGAGGTCATGAGACTGGCGAGCATATACCTCATAATAGTCGGAATAAGCGAGATTCCCCTCGGATGGCTCTTCGTCCTTGGAGGTGCACTGAGGGGAGCCGGCGATACTAAAACGCCGATGTACATCACAGCGGTCAGCAAGCTCCTCTTCCGCATAGTGCCGGCATACATCCTCGGCTTTGGCTTTTCAATCGGGCCGGTGCACTTTGAGGGCCTTGGGGTCATCGCCGCGTGGATAGCCATGAGCTTAGAGACCTTCACAACCGCCGCTCTCTTCTGGTGGGCATTCAAGCGAGGCAAGTGGAAGCACGTGAGGGTATGA
- a CDS encoding ABC transporter ATP-binding protein, whose translation MNLLEVRDLRIYYNTPIGRVKAVDGVSFEVKEGEVFGIAGESGCGKSTLVHSLILRKPPMLHAGGEALFKGQDLMKLSEEEARRIRYTELSIIPQYAMNALNPTKKIKDIVWDLAKEHGYTDRGKVEELLRERLGMVKLSEKVADMYPVELSGGMRQRATMVVSTLLNPDLLIADEITSALDVTTQRVVIELLHHFMKEGIVKSIIFVTHDLAILDKIADRIMIMYAGKVAEIGPTNEVINNPAHPYTRLLLNSLPRMGVQYKRQKLSGIPGYPISLLNPPRGCRFYTRCPNVMEQCSEIEPKLTEVGPEHYAACHLLGGDEQ comes from the coding sequence ATGAACCTGCTGGAAGTCAGGGATCTCAGGATCTATTACAACACTCCCATCGGCAGGGTAAAGGCCGTTGACGGTGTCAGCTTCGAGGTCAAGGAGGGAGAGGTCTTCGGCATAGCCGGAGAGAGTGGCTGCGGAAAGTCGACGCTCGTACACTCCCTCATACTGAGAAAACCGCCCATGCTCCACGCCGGCGGTGAGGCACTTTTCAAGGGACAAGACCTGATGAAACTCAGCGAGGAGGAAGCCAGAAGAATCCGCTACACAGAGCTCTCGATAATCCCCCAGTACGCGATGAACGCCCTGAACCCGACGAAGAAAATCAAGGACATCGTCTGGGACCTCGCTAAGGAACACGGATACACCGACAGGGGAAAAGTTGAGGAACTCCTCCGTGAGAGGCTGGGGATGGTCAAGCTCAGCGAGAAGGTAGCGGATATGTACCCCGTCGAGCTGAGCGGTGGCATGAGACAGCGCGCTACGATGGTAGTCTCAACCCTTCTAAACCCCGACTTGCTCATAGCCGATGAAATAACCTCCGCGCTTGACGTCACGACGCAGAGGGTCGTCATAGAACTCCTCCACCACTTCATGAAAGAGGGAATCGTTAAGTCCATCATCTTCGTCACCCACGATTTGGCCATCCTCGACAAAATAGCCGACAGGATAATGATAATGTACGCGGGGAAAGTGGCTGAAATTGGCCCGACCAATGAGGTAATAAACAACCCTGCCCACCCGTATACCAGACTCCTCCTCAACTCCCTGCCGAGGATGGGCGTGCAGTACAAGCGACAGAAGCTGAGTGGCATTCCTGGCTACCCAATAAGCCTCCTCAACCCGCCGAGGGGCTGCCGCTTCTACACCCGCTGTCCCAACGTGATGGAGCAGTGCAGCGAGATTGAGCCGAAACTGACCGAGGTAGGACCGGAACACTACGCGGCCTGCCATCTCCTTGGGGGTGATGAGCAATGA
- a CDS encoding ABC transporter substrate-binding protein yields MKKYLGFALVALLLAGMIGFASVRAEDFPRNETIYTANSAPPTSANPFQGGNIIGIDGLVFEPLFMLNFMTTELKPWLAEYGKWIDSTTFEVKLREGTKWQDGKPLTAEDVKFSFEYYEKLGLKKIEGLKEIKVVDDRTVRFVFSGQPNIWVWRSNLYTTLIIPKHIFENLDPEKVKTMTFTGDEKQYLIGSGAYKLKEVVQQQKSILERNEDWWGAKYFNKPAAKYIIQLYISSNDQAANAFLKGDLDVATYYLDIAELKKQNPKIVSWLDREPYFPPVVPVVLYFNTERPPMNMPAFRRAIAMAINPEQIVKQGPISAVPDQTPLGPIMAGWKKKIDADGLINDYGWKYGDLQGAMKILDQLGIKDTDGDGWREYNGKNIELHFVTCAGCSDWIQAGEIIANQLKPLGIKVVIDKGDWTNFFMQKLNTGDFDLALHWAGTFKADPYSVYQALMYYHNETDKGAANFGNYHNERVNELLQKLSATPNEDEQVQYLKELTEIWLKDVPAVPVYTGTVFYEASTQYWKNWPNEKNPYGVPIFWPGFGTWGTALAMLGVQPAQTPTPTESPTETTPSSSPTTTAGGGGICGPAALIGLTVIPLLLYRRKR; encoded by the coding sequence ATGAAAAAGTACCTCGGCTTTGCTTTGGTGGCCCTTCTTCTGGCCGGTATGATAGGGTTCGCCTCCGTGCGTGCGGAGGACTTTCCAAGAAACGAAACCATATACACAGCCAACAGTGCACCTCCAACAAGTGCCAACCCCTTCCAGGGAGGAAACATAATAGGTATCGATGGTCTTGTTTTTGAGCCCCTCTTCATGCTGAACTTCATGACCACCGAGCTGAAGCCCTGGCTGGCTGAGTATGGAAAGTGGATTGACAGCACGACCTTTGAGGTCAAGCTCCGTGAGGGTACCAAGTGGCAGGACGGAAAGCCGTTGACGGCTGAGGACGTTAAGTTCTCCTTCGAGTACTATGAGAAGCTCGGTCTCAAGAAGATCGAGGGGCTAAAGGAGATAAAGGTCGTTGACGACAGGACCGTGAGGTTCGTCTTCTCCGGCCAGCCCAACATCTGGGTATGGAGGAGCAACCTCTACACCACCCTTATCATCCCGAAGCATATTTTTGAGAACCTCGATCCAGAGAAGGTCAAGACCATGACCTTTACCGGGGACGAGAAGCAGTATCTCATCGGTTCTGGAGCCTACAAGCTCAAGGAAGTCGTTCAGCAACAGAAGTCTATCCTCGAGAGGAACGAGGACTGGTGGGGGGCCAAGTACTTCAACAAGCCCGCCGCTAAGTACATCATTCAGCTTTACATCTCAAGCAACGACCAGGCTGCCAACGCCTTCCTCAAGGGCGACCTCGATGTTGCCACCTACTACCTGGACATAGCCGAGCTGAAGAAGCAGAACCCGAAGATAGTCAGCTGGCTTGACAGGGAACCCTACTTCCCGCCCGTTGTCCCTGTGGTTCTCTACTTCAACACCGAAAGGCCGCCCATGAACATGCCCGCCTTCAGGAGGGCCATAGCCATGGCCATAAACCCGGAGCAGATAGTCAAGCAGGGACCGATAAGTGCAGTTCCAGACCAGACCCCGCTTGGTCCGATCATGGCCGGCTGGAAGAAGAAGATAGACGCCGATGGACTCATAAACGACTATGGCTGGAAGTATGGCGACCTTCAAGGGGCAATGAAGATACTCGACCAGCTCGGAATTAAGGACACCGACGGCGACGGATGGAGGGAGTACAACGGAAAGAACATAGAGCTCCACTTCGTGACCTGTGCCGGCTGTTCTGACTGGATACAGGCCGGTGAGATAATAGCCAACCAGCTTAAGCCCCTCGGAATAAAGGTCGTTATAGACAAGGGAGACTGGACCAACTTCTTCATGCAGAAGCTGAACACTGGCGACTTCGACCTGGCCCTCCACTGGGCCGGAACCTTCAAAGCGGACCCGTATAGCGTTTACCAGGCCCTGATGTACTATCACAACGAAACCGATAAGGGCGCCGCAAACTTTGGCAACTACCACAACGAGAGGGTCAACGAACTACTTCAGAAGCTCTCGGCGACTCCCAACGAGGACGAACAGGTGCAGTACCTTAAGGAGCTGACAGAGATATGGCTTAAGGACGTCCCGGCGGTTCCTGTTTACACCGGAACCGTCTTCTACGAGGCCAGCACACAGTACTGGAAGAACTGGCCCAACGAAAAGAACCCCTACGGCGTTCCGATATTCTGGCCCGGATTCGGAACGTGGGGAACGGCACTGGCGATGCTGGGTGTCCAGCCAGCCCAGACACCCACTCCAACTGAGAGCCCAACGGAAACCACTCCAAGCAGCAGTCCCACGACCACTGCCGGCGGCGGAGGAATCTGCGGACCGGCGGCGCTGATAGGGCTGACTGTAATACCGCTCCTTCTCTACCGGAGGAAGCGTTAA
- a CDS encoding ABC transporter permease yields the protein MNTVKIAFRNRKFQFGFGILLFFVLFALIGPMLTPFAGDGLYYEKLPGTEMEIATYSTKTLPPLTNETLVTYTGREVHVIHILGTDKLGKDVYAQLVYGLRTSLWVAVLAAVIGTAFGITIGFVAGYRGGLTDELLMMFVNIMLVIPSIVLLILVAAYLEARSPEVQALIIGLTGWPWVARAVRSQTLSLKNREFVNLARIVGLSDIRIIFEEIMPNMISYIFMVGILQFSGAILASATLDFIGLGPTTAVSLGTILQKAIAHNALQFGWWWWFIPPGLIITLIITALFFVNLGMEEVFNPRLRRGGE from the coding sequence ATGAACACGGTAAAAATAGCCTTCAGGAACAGGAAATTCCAGTTTGGCTTCGGAATATTGCTGTTTTTTGTGCTGTTCGCGCTCATAGGCCCGATGCTCACGCCCTTCGCCGGGGATGGTCTTTACTACGAGAAGCTCCCGGGTACGGAGATGGAGATAGCCACGTACTCTACGAAAACACTGCCGCCGCTGACAAACGAGACGTTGGTTACATACACCGGCAGGGAAGTTCACGTAATTCACATCCTTGGAACGGACAAGCTCGGAAAGGACGTTTACGCCCAGCTAGTCTATGGTCTCCGGACAAGTCTCTGGGTGGCGGTTTTGGCAGCGGTAATCGGAACCGCCTTCGGGATAACGATAGGCTTCGTCGCCGGTTACCGGGGCGGTCTAACCGACGAGCTGCTCATGATGTTCGTGAACATAATGCTGGTCATACCATCGATAGTGCTCCTTATCCTCGTCGCGGCGTATCTGGAGGCGAGAAGCCCTGAGGTTCAGGCACTCATCATAGGCCTCACTGGATGGCCCTGGGTGGCAAGAGCCGTCCGCTCGCAGACTCTCTCGCTGAAGAACCGGGAGTTCGTGAACCTCGCGAGGATAGTTGGTCTCAGTGACATCAGAATTATCTTCGAGGAGATAATGCCCAACATGATTTCCTACATCTTCATGGTCGGAATCCTCCAGTTCAGCGGGGCAATACTGGCAAGCGCGACCCTTGACTTCATAGGCCTCGGCCCGACAACGGCCGTATCTCTGGGGACGATACTCCAGAAAGCGATAGCCCACAACGCCCTCCAGTTCGGCTGGTGGTGGTGGTTCATTCCGCCCGGGCTGATAATCACCCTCATCATCACAGCGTTGTTCTTTGTCAACCTGGGAATGGAGGAGGTATTCAACCCGAGGCTCAGGAGGGGAGGGGAATGA
- a CDS encoding ABC transporter permease, with protein MGFRKYLAQKTLVYGVTFLFAVTLNWLLPRLMPGNPIEAMIDSILNLAPGEREILIEFYEELYGLNEPLWRQFVNFWVRLFHGDLGYSLLYKAPVWDLIRHALPYDIAILFPAIALSWLVGNWLGAIAGKNRRYDRYMMPLFYFLASMPYFWFAMLLVYFIGVKAGWLPYQGAYDPSLVPSLSWEFIKSFFSHWILPFLSLFIVMIGSWAIGMRNMIIYELEADYVRYLEALGASEKLMTKHAYRNAILPQVTGLALQLGLMVAGAIATEIVFNYPGIGILLMNAALSQDYFLLQGAFLMVVISVLAANFVIDIVYAFIDPRVRASYTEG; from the coding sequence ATGGGGTTCAGGAAGTACCTCGCACAGAAGACTCTCGTCTATGGTGTTACTTTCCTCTTTGCGGTCACACTCAACTGGCTCCTGCCCAGGCTCATGCCGGGCAATCCGATAGAAGCCATGATAGACTCAATACTTAACCTCGCGCCCGGAGAGCGGGAGATCCTAATCGAGTTTTATGAGGAGCTTTACGGCCTCAATGAGCCTCTCTGGAGGCAGTTTGTGAACTTCTGGGTGAGACTTTTCCACGGGGACCTTGGTTACAGTCTTCTCTACAAGGCTCCCGTGTGGGATCTAATCAGGCACGCCCTTCCCTATGATATAGCCATCCTCTTTCCGGCTATAGCTTTGAGCTGGCTGGTCGGAAACTGGCTGGGGGCCATCGCCGGCAAGAACAGGAGATACGACAGGTACATGATGCCCCTCTTTTATTTCCTCGCGAGCATGCCCTACTTTTGGTTCGCCATGCTCCTCGTATACTTCATCGGGGTTAAAGCCGGCTGGCTCCCATACCAGGGCGCGTACGACCCCTCACTGGTGCCGAGCCTCTCATGGGAGTTCATAAAGAGCTTCTTCTCCCACTGGATTCTCCCATTCCTGAGCCTCTTCATCGTTATGATAGGCAGCTGGGCTATAGGAATGCGCAACATGATAATCTACGAGCTTGAAGCTGACTACGTGCGCTATCTCGAAGCCCTTGGAGCGAGCGAAAAGCTGATGACCAAGCACGCCTACAGGAACGCGATTTTGCCACAGGTTACCGGTTTAGCTTTACAGCTCGGCCTAATGGTGGCCGGAGCGATAGCCACGGAGATAGTCTTCAACTACCCGGGAATAGGAATACTCCTGATGAACGCTGCGCTTAGCCAAGACTACTTTCTCCTCCAGGGAGCGTTTCTAATGGTGGTCATCTCGGTTCTGGCTGCCAACTTTGTCATCGACATAGTTTACGCCTTCATAGACCCGCGCGTTAGGGCAAGCTACACGGAGGGTTAA